In one window of Micromonospora cathayae DNA:
- a CDS encoding acetyl-CoA C-acetyltransferase, which produces MASVIVSGARTPMGRLLGNLKDLPATKLGGVAIKAALERAGVSPEQVQYVIMGQVLQAGTGQIPARQAAVEAGIPMSTPALTINKVCLSGLDAIALADQLIRAGEFDIVVAGGMESMTNAPHLLLGQRSGYKYGDVTVKDHMALDGLTDAWDCCSMGESTERHGARHGITRAEQDAFAAASHQRAAAAQKNGHFADEITPVIIPQRKGDPLVISEDEGIRPDTTVESLAKLRPAFAKDGTITAGSASPISDGAAAVVVMSKAKAKELGLTWLAEVGAHGNVAGPDNSLHSQPSNAIVHALKKGGLSIEDLDLIEINEAFAAVGIQSTRDLGVDPEIVNPNGGAIALGHPIGMSGARLVLTLALELKRRGGGTGAAALCGGGGQGDALIIHVPAEGEHAQ; this is translated from the coding sequence ATGGCTTCGGTGATCGTCAGCGGCGCGCGGACCCCGATGGGTCGCCTGCTCGGCAACCTCAAGGACCTCCCGGCGACGAAGCTCGGCGGCGTGGCGATCAAGGCCGCGCTGGAGCGCGCCGGGGTGTCCCCCGAGCAGGTGCAGTACGTGATCATGGGGCAGGTGCTCCAGGCCGGCACCGGGCAGATCCCGGCCCGGCAGGCGGCGGTCGAGGCGGGCATCCCGATGTCCACCCCGGCGCTGACCATCAACAAGGTCTGCCTCTCCGGGCTGGACGCCATCGCCCTGGCCGACCAGCTCATCCGGGCCGGCGAGTTCGACATCGTGGTGGCCGGCGGCATGGAGTCGATGACCAACGCCCCGCACCTGCTGCTCGGTCAGCGCTCCGGCTACAAGTACGGCGACGTGACGGTCAAGGACCACATGGCGCTGGACGGGCTGACCGACGCCTGGGACTGCTGCTCGATGGGCGAGTCCACCGAGCGGCACGGGGCGCGGCACGGCATCACCCGCGCGGAGCAGGACGCCTTCGCCGCCGCCAGTCACCAGCGGGCCGCCGCCGCGCAGAAGAACGGCCACTTCGCCGACGAGATCACCCCCGTGATCATCCCGCAGCGCAAGGGCGACCCGCTGGTGATCAGCGAGGACGAGGGCATCCGGCCGGACACCACCGTCGAGTCGCTGGCCAAGCTGCGGCCGGCGTTCGCGAAGGACGGCACGATCACCGCCGGCAGCGCGTCGCCGATCTCCGACGGGGCCGCCGCCGTGGTGGTGATGAGCAAGGCCAAGGCCAAGGAGCTGGGATTGACCTGGCTGGCCGAGGTCGGCGCGCACGGCAACGTGGCCGGGCCGGACAACTCCCTGCACTCGCAGCCGTCGAACGCGATCGTGCACGCCCTGAAGAAGGGCGGGCTGAGCATCGAGGACCTGGACCTCATCGAGATCAACGAGGCGTTCGCGGCGGTGGGCATCCAGTCGACCCGGGACCTCGGCGTCGACCCGGAGATCGTCAACCCGAACGGTGGGGCGATCGCGCTCGGCCACCCGATCGGCATGTCCGGGGCTCGGCTGGTGCTCACCCTCGCGCTGGAACTGAAGCGGCGCGGCGGTGGCACCGGGGCGGCGGCGCTCTGCGGCGGTGGCGGCCAGGGCGACGCGCTGATCATCCACGTCCCGGCCGAGGGGGAGCACGCGCAGTGA